Part of the Vigna angularis cultivar LongXiaoDou No.4 chromosome 1, ASM1680809v1, whole genome shotgun sequence genome, ACGCGAGGAGAAGGAACTACGCCTCACGATTTGGGATTGTAGGTTGGGTGTTTGTTGTGATTCACAATGAAGAAGACGATGGTTCATCCTAATTTGTGGTGGTTGCGTTTTGATGAAGTGCGATGGAGAATAGCACGATTCAGGAGTTGGATTCACATTCTCTAGTGCAACACCTCGTGATGCGGTGGCCAATGGTGGTGGTTGAGTGTTTGGATAGTGGTGGCATGAGAAGAAGATGTAGGCTGACAACGGTGCCTCCAAGTACTTGTGAAGTGGAGGAACGCTAACAAGGTTCTAATGGTATAGGGAGAAAATCAATTTGTCTCGTCACCAACATTGTTCTGCATCGTGATGGCTTCCTCGCTAACACTTTCTTGTTCGTGGTGGTCTCTCCCTCTGTTCACAGAATACTCCTCGATCTCACACTAAGCGCCAATTGTTCTTGCAAAGCTAAATGTATCGTATGAAGATGATCTTCATTGACTTCCTCAATCTTCTATGCATCAAGTGGATTTCTTTTCGCCCTTCCCTCGATGTTtgttctccatgaatggaggTAATATGCCTACAAAAGACACTCTGATACCCAAGTTAGCAGAGTACGTCAGATAACAATTGATGTTGTAAAATATGAACATGAATTATTTACCTCAATGAGTATATTATTTATAGGATAATTATGGGTTTGCGAACCCTCACTTATATAGGATTGATCCATTTACTTCATATATTAGTTGTCTAGTTGAGAATatgttaagttaaaaaataattcaatatacTCACTTATATTTTAGTGACTTGTGGTGAGATAAGGATAGTGTATATTacaactacaaaaataatttaacctCAAAAAGGTCTTACGCTAGTAAAACATTAATTAGTCAATAAAATTTTACCGAACTATACCCCAACTTTTATgaacttattttaaaagtaatcgTTTAGAAAAAGTAcggtatttttcttttatattttcaaatgcTCTTTGTAACGTTTATAAACAGCTTTCAAAAGTAATAGTTTAAAAGaagtaattgtttatgtttttttttttaattttttctaacttttaatACTATTAGCTCTgctttctataaatataaactttttcgatgtatttttattccaaaaaggacagttttatttttctgaaaaaaggGCAAACAAACGGTCCTATTAATCTccttaaatatttatacttatttagaaattttaaaagaacatAATACATTATCGATCAAAGATTGGTTCtgattatgatattaataaatGTCTCCCTCTAATTCTGGCACGAAATATGATTAGACAGAAAGCAAAGATACCAAAGCAAGAGGAAAacaagaagaaagggagaaaataattttttttaaagaaaaataaatgaaaggcATAAGAAATCTATCTGTCCTAGAAGGTTCATCATATTTCCACAAAATAGTGGTAGTTAGCACGTACCATAGTTAACCacttttgttttataataaacCAATTATATTATAATCTACCCAAAAACATATATATGCTCTTTTTTCTACTAACTTTTTCATCTTCTAATTCAAATAAGAGacaaataaaattgaatcacagaATTTAACTTCTCTCAGTTTTTGTTTCATGTTTTCTAAGTAAACGACTTCACTCATGAAAAGATTTAATAGAATGAAATCCAATGTTTGTTGCTTTAAAAAGATGCCAAAATGTAACCCTTTCTTTTATACTTCTCTATAATGTCTTTTGAGATATTCTCTTTTGTAATTTCAACTCtaaaatttgaatgaatttgggaaATGTGACTAGTTATTGCACTGGCCTGGTCCACCCATTCACTGCTCTATGGGGTTAAGTGCaactgaaataaataattatcctggaccaaaaataaataaataaagagccTTGCAGAAAGAATAAGTGCACTCCATCATCCCCTCACCTTCTTTCTACAcccatttaattaatttatttcccttttgacatgaaTAATCTATTCAAAATcgaatctttatttttaaatttcccttttttttatttttcaactatCATATATGTACAGAGTTCCTGCCAGCTAACTTTTTCTGAAACCCAACAAGAAATTTGCAAATGTTTctcctacttttcttttttcaacttttcttaTTCCTTTTTGACCAAAAAAAAAGACAGTGATAATTAAAGCTAGATGAAAGCTGGTTCTGGAGTAGCATTTAGTTGTAATCCTACCAATGccattaacataattttattgtacatttttgttaggtattgaataataaaacaaattaatataatgctcattagttataataaataataaattaggtCAAATgtaaagaaatagaaataaagCTACTTCCTAATTATGTGCATAAAAGTTAATGCGCTTAAATCTACTAATGCAGCTTCATAAATTCATTAAATCATGTCAATCGATTCTCTACACTGTTTGGAGCCATGGTGCAAGGaagtaaaaaacatttttttgaaaaaaaaaatatagaaaaaaaactaTCCAAAAATAGAATTGAtcactaataatatatatacttcaaaaaaataaaatgtaatgttgctagtaaatttattttcaccaaaAAGTAAGTTCATCATTGTTATGACATAACTGTCTATTTTTGTAACGAGTAACTGCTTTAGTTATTTTACTAGTTGACTTTTATTATCTAATTAATCAAAGTTAAAATACTGTACATGGTACTGTAGTTAATGTCGTGAACTTTAGAACTGACTAAAAGTACCAAAACATTTATGTGTCATCCATGTTATCGTCCTCTACACATGCTTGCTTATAAGATTCGTATTTCTATCTAATTAaatttggaattttatttttagccATTTACCATTCATTGAACGCATTATCTATTAGTAAAATAGGCTTCAAcgcaatatataatatttttgttgttttaattagCTTAAGGAGATGCACTAGGAAAGTCTTAAAGCTAAAACTTTATTCATTATAGATGAACTTCAGtttatgaattttgaaataggcgatttaaaaattgttataaatagaACAATTATTAGAAACATGCTGTAAACAGGTGAAGCAAATGTTTGGTTGAAGATTAGTGTTGCAGTCAAAGAGCACAGAAATGGTAATTATTATTAACCTCACTTAAACCATTCCTATGCGATTTGGTTGCTgtctttcataaaataaaaataaaaataaaaacaaaattaaatagtaTCTTCCGACTAATTATTGGTACCAAGTAAATGATATGATAGGTTGCTTTGCATAATATGtcattaaaacatttttgtaataattttcaTCAAGTTAGTAACAAGTTGTTGGATCACAAATAATGAAGCCTCCCTAATGATATAGCATGCATGTGAGGGAAGGTAAAAGTGTGTGAAACTGTTGAATTAGTTTTTTAACTTATTCCATGGCGCCGCATTAAATCAGTAGAGACAAATCACACCTCACCAAATCCTCCACCTTCaacttaattacatttaattttgtcATATCTACCAGCACCCCAATTCCAAACAAACTATATTTATCTACTCCCTAACATATTTTttctacaaattatttttaaacattaaatttatttcgTATCAATTACTCTCAGATAGATTAAAATTCACATTAAGATCTTAGCATTGATTCTCTAATTAAAGTTAAACTCTGAAATTGCAAAGATAGAGAAAATTAATCTACTCTCGATTTTCCATGAGAATTCTCTCactatacaagaaaaaaaaagtactgTATACCTTTTTTTTTGGAGACGGACAACTAATagtattttttctctctcttcaccAAAAATAGATTCAAATCTTCCTCCGTCCACCACAGCCTCCCTTTCCGTTACCGTCACTTATACGTTGAGAAAAACTGCCTAACTATCCGCCATAGCCATAACCTCGCCGTCACTGTCCTCGTCTCCGATGTCTTCGCCGTCTTCGTCGAGCCACCGCTCCACGGGGGCGCACTCCACCTTGTGCCGGAACTTCCAATCGAGCGCTTGGCACGCGCGTGAACAATAATTCACCGCGCCACACACAGAACACCTTCGAAACTCGTGCTTCCTGGACTCGGGCCGCCCGCACCCCGCGTGCGAACACAATCTCAGCCCCTGTCCGGGCGAACCGCCGCGAGCGGCGAACCACTCCGCCATGAACCGGCTTGCCGGATGCACCTCCGGCGTCGGGACGTTACATCCGAAATCGCTGAGCAACGGACATCCGATCCCCTGCCGAAGCTGTGGCTGAAGGTTGCACGTCAGCCAGTGGCGCGCGGCGGCGTTCGTCGACAACACGGCCGCCAGCTCCCTCGCGTTTGCCTGCACCAGGAACCGCCGCCCCTCGGCGATGTTCTGCCGCACGCCGTAACCGTCTTGCAAGCAGTGACCGAGCTCGCGCAGCGCGTCGACGTGGCCGAGAAACGCGGCTCTGGCGCAGAGAGCCACGCCGGCGCGTAAGTCCTTGTCGCTTTTGGTTCCGCCGCTGCCGTTGAACTGAATCACGGCCAGCGAGTACAGAGCACGCGCGTGGGAGTTTATCGCTGCCTTGGCCATTAACGACGCGCCGCTCCCTCGGTTTTGCAAACAGTAGAACCGAATCTGCACACAACAGATACAAATCAACAAgttagatttttgaaaaggcAATAACAATTGACAATCACTTCACACAAGACAGAATTTTTCTAATTTCCTGACTTGAATTTCAGGTTAACTCACCATGCCTAAAGTGAAACAGGCTTCAACATTTCCGGCATCCGCACAGTGTTTGAGGAAACGGTGCGCCGAATCGCACCAATCTTTGGCTCTAATAGCGAAAGCTCTGGGAGAGACTTTGGACAAAACAAGCGAATGTAGTGCTAACTTGTTTAATCTCCTACACCTGTTCCACAGAGACTGGAATCAGACACCGTCCAGAGAAAATGTAAGAAGAATAGAAAAACAATGGTTGAAAATTACGCACGTGGTTAAAACATTGAGAAAATCGGAAGGTTTAGTGGCGGTAGAACTAAGCTTGCAGAAGATAGAGATTACAAGGTCATCCGGCAAAGACTCAAAAAAATCGTAATCGGTAGCGGTTTTTTCCGGCGTCTTCTTCTGCCTTTTTCGGCTATAACTAAAGGAGTCTCCGGCGACATGCACACGCATATGCATGTGCAGATCCTTGTTTTTGTTGGCAAGCCTCACATCCGAACACATCCTTGATACTACTCCAGAATAACAAGCTCCTCTCCTTGTTCTCATGcccttcttccttcttcttcttcttctctttttcttgtcTCTCCCTTGAGAGATAAAAGGGAAGAAAACCTAGGAAGCAAGTTATATATAGGAGGTAATGCAATGTGATGTTATGAATCTCCAAACCTGGACCACAATAACATCAAACACACTGCCAAGGTTTTTAAATACCTCTTCAGAAATAAGTATGTATATGTAAGCGGACACAACAAATGTTAAGGTGGGGACCACAACTACTTAATTACTGAAACAGCCCTAATGTTGTCGTTTGTGCTGGTCAAACTTGGTTGACCCAGATCCGCACCCTCGTCCTGCATAATTTGATGCTCtggatattaaaaattaaaattaaaaatggcTCTTATTTTGTACTGCCTAAAGAAAATGCTTTTCTCTTGTCTGCAGCATACCTTTGATTTTGAATAGTCTATTCTTCTCATCCTACCTGAGTTgtattagtttttcttttaacgAGATAGCAAAAGGAATGGGAAGCAGAGGGTAAATAATATGCTGAGAGTTTGTTTTAAAAGCGGTTAAATTTGTTGAGTGAAACAACTAACTTcagttattttgaaaatttaagttAACCCCAGGTTTAAAACAACATTCGCTATTCTCGGAGGTGCGCGTGATGGACACATGTGTTTTGGTGCGTGGCCGTTAGGAACGTGTTTGAGCAGGCAGTGACATTGGAGTGGGCAATTTCAGGTACCGAATCCTGGGCACTCGTTTAAGACCAAACTCATCTCGAGGTCAAACTACGATTCAGCAACTGCTTTAGTTACATTACACTACTCTTCTCCCTTTTTACCAGTTTATTCTGtcgttttttgtttttttagttcattccaattattcaaaataatttcatgCTCTAATTTTGTACTGGGATGGACGATGTGTGGTAGAAAAGTAATATCAAATAACTATTTTCCAAACTTACATTGTCAGAATAATCAGTTATTGACccaactatttttattttcatccaaGTATTCTAATACACATCGAAAAAACAAGTTTATGTTCCGttaactttattaaattttattaggactcttgtaatttaaaaaattaaatcaaaatctttaaacttaaaataatatacatattaacatttattttaaccttatgataatgtaaaaaaagtcactaaatataaaaaataatcaaagtcATAATTTAAGAtcctaaaatattataataaaatttaaaaatatatttaaggtagtttattatttattttatttaaaagatataaagtgattattataatataatttttctaagaaatatataaagtaattattataatataagcaagttatattttaaacaattttattaaaaaaatatttaatattttattttcattagaAGATCACATAAATTCTTTTAAGAATTTAtaggattttaaaaataaaagtgaaaatcataaatatacATACTAATAGAATAATTGAGTgtgagaaaaaaacaaaaaaaatgacttGTGAGATGAGAGACGTTAATAGGTGGTTCGATAGACTCTAACCTAACACTAaattcacttatatactataaattatctttaattttagttgATGTAGACTTCTAacaatgtttttgaaaaattgatattttggtgaaagaatattttttttcatgattttatgAGTTTCATTGATACAAGGGCATGTAAGTATCTTGTGCTATGaaagtattaatttttaaattattattttaaatttggaatttttaaaggtgtttttgattttttgtaTAAGTGGACTCTAATTGAGAGTCGTGAATATGATTGTGGTTTGGATTCTGGTGTTCCTCGAGTGAGTGCCTTGAGAGATCTCTTGGGTGAGTATCTCTCAATAGAGAAGATACTTCTTAAAGTGTCGAAGTAGATGATGGA contains:
- the LOC108324037 gene encoding F-box protein At1g67340 yields the protein MRTRRGACYSGVVSRMCSDVRLANKNKDLHMHMRVHVAGDSFSYSRKRQKKTPEKTATDYDFFESLPDDLVISIFCKLSSTATKPSDFLNVLTTCRRLNKLALHSLVLSKVSPRAFAIRAKDWCDSAHRFLKHCADAGNVEACFTLGMIRFYCLQNRGSGASLMAKAAINSHARALYSLAVIQFNGSGGTKSDKDLRAGVALCARAAFLGHVDALRELGHCLQDGYGVRQNIAEGRRFLVQANARELAAVLSTNAAARHWLTCNLQPQLRQGIGCPLLSDFGCNVPTPEVHPASRFMAEWFAARGGSPGQGLRLCSHAGCGRPESRKHEFRRCSVCGAVNYCSRACQALDWKFRHKVECAPVERWLDEDGEDIGDEDSDGEVMAMADS